One Setaria viridis chromosome 3, Setaria_viridis_v4.0, whole genome shotgun sequence DNA window includes the following coding sequences:
- the LOC117846916 gene encoding phospholipase D alpha 1 translates to MAKILLHGSLHVTIFEAEEISNSSRPSSQAPGFLRKLVEGIEDTVGVGKGANKIYATIGLGKARVGRTRTLTDETASPRWYESFHVYCAHLASDVVFTIRAKNTIGASTLGVGYLPVRDIFDGHEVDRWLPLCDGGGDNDKDRTPLESGARVHVKIQYFDISKDRSWGRGVRSGKYPGVPYTFFSQRQGCRVTLYQDAHVPDGFVPRIPLDGGGCYEPHRCWEDIFDAISGAKHLIYITGWSVYTEITLVRDGGRPKPGGGVTLGELLKKKAGEGVRVLMLVWDDRTSVGVLKKDGLMATHDEETMNYFQGTDVHCVLCPRNPDDSGSIVQDLQISTMFTHHQKIVVVDHDMPAPAARGQKRRIVSFVGGLDLCDGRYDTPCHPLFGTLGAAHHDDFHQPNFATAAIAKGGPREPWHDIHCRLEGPVAWDVLYNFEQRWRKQGGKDLLLQLRDLADEIIPPSPVTFPDDPSAWSVQLFRSIDGGAAFGFPDTPDDATRAGLVSGKDQIIDRSIQDAYIHAIRRARSFIYIENQYFLGSSYCWKADGIKPEDIGALHLIPKELSMKVVSKIEAGERFTVYVVVPMWPEGIPESGSVQAILDWQRRTMEMMYTDIAQAIQAKGIDANPKDYLTFFCLGNREAKKPGEYAPTEEAEPDTNYIRAQQNRRFMIYVHTKMMIVDDEYIIVGSANINQRSMDGARDSEIAMGAYQPRHLAAAGRPARGQVHGFRMSLWYEHLGAVDEAFTRPESLECVRKVNAMADMYWDLYAGDGPERDLPGHLLTYPVGVAADGAVTQLPGMEFFPDTQARVLGAKSDYLPPILTT, encoded by the exons ATGGCGAAGATCCTGCTCCATGGCTCGCTTCATGTCACCATCTTCGAGGCGGAGGAGATCTCCAACTCCAGCCGGCCCAGCAGCCAGGCGCCCGGCTTCCTCCGCAAG CTGGTGGAGGGGATCGAGGACACGGTGGGCGTGGGCAAGGGCGCCAACAAGATCTACGCGACCATCGGGCTGGGCAAGGCCCGCGTGGGGCGCACCCGCACGCTCACCGACGAGACGGCCAGCCCGCGCTGGTACGAGTCCTTCCACGTCTACTGCGCGCACCTCGCCTCCGACGTCGTCTTCACCATCCGGGCCAAGAACACCATCGGCGCCTCCACCCTCGGCGTCGGCTACCTCCCCGTCCGCGACATCTTCGACGGCCACGAGGTCGACCGCTGGCTGCCGctctgcgacggcggcggcgacaacgACAAGGACCGCACGCCGCTCGAGAGCGGCGCCAGGGTCCACGTCAAGATCCAGTACTTCGACATCTCCAAGGACCGCAGCTGGGGCCGCGGCGTCCGCAGCGGCAAGTACCCCGGCGTGCCCTACACCTTCTTCTCCCAGCGGCAGGGGTGCAGGGTGACGCTGTACCAGGACGCGCACGTCCCCGACGGCTTCGTGCCCCGGAtcccgctcgacggcggcgggtgCTACGAGCCCCACCGGTGCTGGGAGGACATCTTCGACGCCATCAGCGGCGCCAAGCACCTCATCTACATCACGGGGTGGTCGGTGTACACGGAGATCACGCTGGTGAGGGACGGCGGCCGGCccaagcccggcggcggcgtcacgcTCGGTGAGCTGCTCAAGAagaaggccggcgagggcgtcCGGGTGCTGATGCTGGTCTGGGACGACCGCACCTCGGTGGGCGTTCTCAAGAAGGACGGCCTCATGGCGACGCACGACGAGGAGACGATGAACTACTTCCAGGGCACGGACGTGCACTGCGTGCTGTGCCCCCGGAACCCCGACGACTCCGGGAGCATCGTGCAGGACCTGCAGATCTCCACCATGTTCACGCACCACCAGAagatcgtcgtcgtcgaccacgacatgccggcgccggcggcgagggggcagAAGCGGCGCATCGTCAGCTTCGTGGGCGGGCTGGACCTCTGCGACGGGCGCTACGACACGCCGTGCCACCCGCTGTTCGGGACGCTGGGCGCGGCGCACCACGATGACTTCCACCAGCCCAACTTCGCGaccgccgccatcgccaagGGCGGGCCGAGGGAGCCCTGGCACGACATCCACTGCCGCCTCGAGGGCCCCGTGGCCTGGGACGTGCTCTACAACTTCGAGCAGCGGTGGCGCAAGCAGGGCGGCaaggacctcctcctccagctccgggACCTCGCCGACGAGATCATCCCGCCGTCCCCCGTTACGTTCCCGGACGACCCGTCGGCGTGGAGCGTCCAGCTGTTCCGGTccatcgacggcggcgccgcgttCGGGTTCCCGGACACCCCTGACGACGCCACCAGGGCCGGGCTCGTCAGCGGCAAGGACCAGATCATTGACCGGAGCATCCAGGACGCGTACATCCACGCCATCCGCCGCGCCAGGAGCTTCATCTACATCGAGAACCAGTACTTTTTGGGGAGCTCCTACTGCTGGAAGGCCGACGGCATCAAGCCCGAGGACATCGGCGCGCTGCACCTCATCCCCAAGGAGCTGTCCATGAAGGTGGTGAGCAAGATCGAGGCCGGCGAGCGGTTCACCGTGTACGTCGTCGTGCCCATGTGGCCGGAGGGCATCCCGGAGAGCGGCTCCGTGCAGGCCATCCTAGACTGGCAGAGGAGGACCATGGAGATGATGTACACCGACATCGCCCAGGCCATTCAGGCCAAGGGCATCGACGCCAACCCCAAGGACTACCTGACCTTCTTCTGCCTCGGAAACCGGGAGGCCAAGAAGCCCGGCGAATACGCGCCCACGGAGGAGGCCGAGCCCGACACCAACTACATCAGGGCCCAGCAGAACAGGAGGTTCATGATCTACGTCCACACCAAGATGATGATCGTGGACGACGAGTACATCATCGTGGGGTCGGCCAACATCAACCAGAGGTCCATGGATGGGGCGCGGGACTCGGAGATCGCCATGGGCGCGTACCAGCCGCGCCACCTGGCTGCAgcggggcggccggcgagggggcaGGTGCACGGGTTCCGGATGTCGCTGTGGTACGAGCACCTCGGCGCCGTGGACGAAGCCTTCACCCGCCCGGAGAGCCTCGAGTGCGTGCGCAAGGTAAACGCCATGGCGGACATGTACTGGGACCTGTACGCCGGCGACGGGCCCGAGCGCGACCTGCCGGGGCACCTGCTCACCTACCCCGTCGgggtcgccgccgacggcgccgtcACGCAGCTGCCGGGGATGGAGTTCTTCCCGGACACCCAGGCGCGGGTGCTCGGCGCCAAGTCCGACTACCTCCCGCCCATCCTCACCACATAG
- the LOC117849923 gene encoding uncharacterized protein At2g34160, whose protein sequence is MSGDKAAVAVQAGGDAQQQKPGAGNRIQVSSSKKPLFFYVNLAKKYMQQHGDVELSALGLAISTVVTIAEILKNNGLAVEKKIRALTVQTLSIESIRRRLYHKKLCSIMQSL, encoded by the exons ATGTCCGGCGacaaggcggcggtggcggtgcaggccggcggcgacgcgcagcagcagaagcccgGCGCCGGGAACCGGATTCAGGTGTCCAGCTCCAAGAAGCCGCTGTTCTTCTACGTCAACCTCGCCAAG AAGTACATGCAGCAGCACGGCGACGTCGAGCTCTCCGCGCTCGGCCTGG CCATATCAACAGTTGTCACCATTGCTGAGATTCTGAAGAACAATGGTCTTGCTGTCGAAAAGA AGATTAGGGCACTCACAGTTCAGACTCTATCCATAGAGTCTATACGTCGAAGACTCTATCACAAGAAACTATGCTCCATAATGCAAAGTTTGTAA
- the LOC117849922 gene encoding adenine nucleotide transporter BT1, chloroplastic/mitochondrial, with protein MSRRSGGARLQCADTKDWGCCFLALPPAAPAAAGVDGDGGFNLSWTLHQSFHPPAGLFASVGQQVGVGFPGASSTAPSPETPRDPYMKYVSPEVVETPLPGEGVGLRDKGKKKVVKLKIKVGNHHLKRLISGAIAGAVSRTAVAPLETIRTHLMVGSNGNSTTEVFQSIMKHEGWTGLFRGNFVNVIRVAPSKAIELFAFDTANKFLTPKPGEERKIPIPPSLVAGAFAGVSSTLCTYPLELIKTRLTIQRGVYDNFLDAFVKIVREEGPTELYRGLTPSLIGVVPYAATNYFAYDTLKKVYKKVFKTNEIGNVPTLLIGSAAGAISSSATFPLEVARKHMQVGAVGGRKVYKNMLHALLSILEDEGVGGLYRGLGPSCMKLVPAAGISFMCYEACKKILIEEEDE; from the exons ATGAGCAGGAGGAGTGGCGGCGCGCGGTTGCAATGCGCGGATACCAAGGATTGGGGCTGCTGCTTCCTAGCCCTCCCGCCTGCAGCACCTGCCGCTGCCGGTGTGGATGGCGATGGCGGGTTCAACCTCTCATGGACCCTCCACCAGTCCTTCcacccgccggccggcctcttCGCCAGCGTGGGCCAGCAGGTGGGGGTTGGATTCCCCGGGGCTTCCTCTACCGCACCGTCGCCGGAGACTCCAAGGGACCCGTACATGAAGTACGTCTCGCCGGAGGTTGTTGAGACGCCTCTGCCGGGGGAAGGTGTGGGGTTGAGGGATaaggggaagaagaaagtcGTGAAGCTCAAGATTAAGGTTGGGAATCACCACCTCAAGAGGCTGATTAGTGGGGCGATCGCGGGGGCGGTGTCGAGGACTGCGGTCGCGCCTTTGGAGACGATTAGGACGCATTTGATGGTTGGGAGCAATGGGAATTCGACGACGGAGGTGTTCCAGTCTATCATGAAACATGAAGGATGGACTGGGTTGTTCCGTGGTAACTTTGTGAATGTTATCCGGGTGGCCCCGAGTAAAGCAATCGAG CTTTTTGCCTTTGATACAGCTAATAAATTCTTGACCCCAAAACCTGGGGAGGAACGGAAGATACCAATTCCTCCTTCACTGGTGGCTGGGGCATTTGCTGGTGTCAGCTCAACACTGTGTACATACCCTCTGGAGTTGATTAAGACAAGATTAACTATACAG AGAGGTGTGTATGACAACTTCCTTGATGCGTTTGTCAAAATTGTCCGTGAAGAAGGGCCTACCGAGCTGTACAGAGGCTTGACTCCAAGCCTAATTGGTGTTGTGCCATATGCTGCTACCAACTACTTCGCCTATGATACCCTGAAGAAGGTGTACAAGAAGGTGTTCAAGACGAACGAGATCGGCAACGTCCCAACCCTGCTTATCGGCTCCGCAGCAGGAGCTATCTCAAGCTCTGCTACATTCCCTCTCGAGGTTGCACGCAAGCACATGCAAGTTGGAGCCGTTGGTGGCAGGAAGGTTTATAAGAATATGCTTCATGCTCTGCTGAGCATTCTCGAGGATGAAGGGGTTGGCGGCCTTTACAGAGGGTTGGGGCCGAGTTGCATGAAGTTGGTGCCTGCTGCTGGCATTTCGTTTATGTGCTACGAGGCTTGCAAGAAGATACTGATCGAAGAAGAGGATGAGTAA
- the LOC117849998 gene encoding embryo-specific protein ATS3A, giving the protein MAAPGAATSPPRALPPLLLALLLLALAPCSSAAGRRACTYTLRVKTSCASPARTSDAVSVAFGDAYRNEVHAPRLPTAAGTGPGGSRALERCGTDTFRVAGPCGYGVCYLYLRRSGRDGWAPEWVQVVQPGPRSGDAPATATFYFGDPLPEGVWYGHDRCPKSKASADDDHPATTTGAPRASNSSAPPQE; this is encoded by the coding sequence ATGGCTGCTCCCGGTGCCGCCACCTCACCCCCgcgcgccctgccgccgctgctgctcgccCTCCTCCTGCTGGCGCTCGCTCCCTGCTCTTcggcggccgggcgccgggcgtgCACGTACACGCTCCGGGTGAAGACTTCGTgcgcgtcgccggcgcggaCGTCCGACGCCGTGAGCGTCGCGTTCGGGGACGCGTACCGCAACGAGGTCCACGCGCCGCggctccccaccgccgccggcaccggccCAGGTGGGAGCCGGGCGCTGGAGCGGTGCGGCACCGACACGTTCCGCGTGGCGGGGCCCTGCGGCTACGGCGTCTGCTACCTCTACCTCCGCCGCTCCGGCCGCGACGGCTGGGCGCCCGAGTGGGTGCAGGTCGTCCAGCCCGGGCCACGCAGCGGCGAcgcgccggccacggccaccttCTACTTCGGCGACCCGCTGCCCGAGGGCGTCTGGTACGGCCACGACCGGTGCCCCAAGTCCAAGGCCTccgccgacgacgaccaccCGGCGACCACCACCGGTGCGCCGCGCGCCAGCAACTCCTCGGCTCCGCCTCAGGAATGA
- the LOC117846917 gene encoding phosphoenolpyruvate/phosphate translocator 3, chloroplastic, translating to MQSMAASCSSSSRAWAAARRSYPAPALPPSSHVAFSSSPPSTHGCRWPVAGSGGPALPLGIRGGLRPLPSPLLPAGVGRAGAAARKRTAAAAAASLPAEDGGGKPEGAAGISRTLQLGAMILVWYMLNIYFNIYNKLVLKAVPFPYTITTFQFASGSFFITLMWLLNLHPKPRLSLKQYAKILPLALIHMLGNVFTNLSLGKVAVSFTHTIKAMEPFFSVLLSVLFLGETPSLLVLGSLVPIVGGVLLASMTEVSFNWIGFWSAMASNLTNQSRNVFSKKLLADKEDNLDDINLFSIMTIMAFLLSAPLMLSVEGIKFSPSYLQSAGVNVKELCVKAALAGTCFHFYQQVSYSLLARVSPVTHSVTNSLKRVVVIVSTVLFFRTPISPINALGTGVALAGVFLYSQFKKAKPKAKAA from the exons ATGCAGAGCATGGCGGCGTCGTGCTCCTCATCCTCTAGAGCCTGGGCCGCGGCGCGACGCTCGTACCCGGCCCCCGCCCTGCCTCCCTCGAGCCACGTCGCGTTCTCTTCCTCCCCGCCTTCTACTCACGGCTGCCGCTGGCCGGTCGCCGGCTCCGGCGGGCCGGCGCTCCCGCTCGGCATTCGCGGGGGCCTGCGGCCGCTGCCGTCTCCCCTGCTCCCGGCGGGCGTCGGCagggccggcgccgcggcgaggaagcggacggcggcggcggcagcggcgtcgcTGCCGGCGGAGGACGGGGGAGGTAAACCAGAGGGCGCCGCCGGCATTTCGCGGACTTTGCAGCTCGGGGCCATGATCCTCGTATGGTACATGCTCAACATCTACTTCAACATCTACAACAAGCTG GTTCTCAAAGCCGTTCCCTTTCCGTACACCATCACCACCTTCCAGTTCGCATCAGGATCCTTCTTCATCACACTCATGTGGCTGCTGAATCTGCATCCCAAACCAAGGCTCTCCCTTAAACAG TATGCAAAGATCCTGCCTCTTGCTTTAATCCACATGCTGGGAAATGTTTTCACCAATTTGAGTTTGGGCAAGGTGGCTGTCTCCTTCACGCACACCATCAAGGCCATGGAGCCCTTCTTCTCTGTCCTTCTCTCTGTCCTGTTTCTTGGAGAG ACACCTTCTTTATTGGTGTTGGGTTCGCTCGTCCCTATTGTTGGTGGAGTTTTATTGGCATCCATGACTGAAGTTTCTTTCAACTG GATTGGATTTTGGAGCGCCATGGCTTCAAATCTTACCAACCAATCACGGAATGTTTTCAGCAAGAAACTTCTCGCTGACAAAGAG GACAATTTGGATGATATAAACCTCTTCTCGATAATGACTATCATGGCATTCTTGTTGTCTGCTCCACTAATGCTATCTGTAGAAGGCATCAAGTTTAGTCCATCGTACCTGCAGAGTGCT GGTGTTAATGTAAAAGAACTATGTGTGAAAGCAGCACTTGCTGGCACATGTTTCCATTTTTACCAACAG GTTTCGTACAGTTTATTGGCTAGAGTATCTCCTGTGACCCATTCAGTTACGAACTCTCTCAAACGTGTGGTGGTTATCGTGTCAACCGTTCTCTTCTTCAGAACTCCAATTTCACCTATAAATGCCTTAG GAACTGGGGTTGCTCTTGCTGGAGTTTTCCTGTACTCTCAATTCAAAAAGGCAAAACCGAAGGCTAAGGCTGCATAA